One Deinococcus grandis DNA window includes the following coding sequences:
- a CDS encoding DAK2 domain-containing protein, whose translation MLRYATDWLGVYREQVNALNVYPVPDGDTGTNMHLTMQSVRRELDTCDESSMPGVARAISYGALLGARGNSGVILSQLLKGFAEAIKDLKVVDAATLGRAFQAAQKTGYGAVMKPVEGTILTVARGVAEGAAQGEHIEDVLENALFKGQELLNQTPEMLPALKQAGVIDSGGQGYLYIVQGMLAQLRGEALPPAPEITSYAQEQFENEEFGFCTEFLMSEATRPIEEIRELVTPFGDSLLVVGAEGYVKGHIHTNEPDQLLATVGRYGKMLKTKVEDMSEQHTEILGMAGATARAEEEIAPTGLVAVASGYGLVKLFRGFGARIVSGGQTANPSVQDIVDAVRSVSAEKVIILPNNKNVLMAAEKAMELMEGRAVVIPTRTLGQGIGAALNFNPDVPASELVDGMTEASRAVTTFEVTRASRTTNITVKDGRTLDIKEGDVIGLMDDELVQSGGTPEDSVMEMLNRHYQGQEIITVFGGPQHTQEDLDALAGRIGKEFSMAEVETHPGGPDLYDYLVTVE comes from the coding sequence ATGCTGCGCTACGCCACCGACTGGCTGGGCGTGTACCGCGAGCAGGTCAACGCCCTGAACGTCTACCCCGTCCCGGACGGCGACACCGGCACGAACATGCACCTGACCATGCAGTCCGTGCGGCGCGAACTGGACACCTGCGACGAGAGCAGCATGCCCGGCGTGGCGCGCGCCATCAGCTACGGCGCGCTGCTGGGCGCACGCGGGAACAGCGGCGTGATCCTCTCGCAGCTCCTCAAGGGTTTCGCCGAGGCGATCAAGGACCTGAAGGTGGTGGACGCCGCCACGCTGGGCCGCGCGTTCCAGGCCGCACAGAAGACCGGGTACGGGGCCGTCATGAAGCCCGTGGAGGGCACCATCCTGACCGTCGCGCGCGGCGTGGCCGAGGGGGCGGCGCAGGGTGAGCACATCGAGGACGTGCTGGAGAACGCCCTGTTCAAAGGCCAGGAACTGCTCAACCAGACGCCCGAGATGCTCCCGGCGCTGAAGCAGGCGGGCGTGATCGACAGCGGCGGGCAGGGTTACCTGTACATCGTGCAGGGCATGCTCGCGCAGCTGCGCGGCGAGGCGCTGCCGCCCGCGCCCGAGATCACCAGCTACGCGCAGGAGCAGTTCGAGAACGAGGAGTTCGGCTTCTGCACCGAGTTCCTCATGAGCGAGGCCACCAGACCCATCGAGGAGATCCGCGAACTCGTCACGCCGTTCGGGGACAGCTTGCTCGTCGTGGGCGCCGAGGGGTACGTGAAGGGCCACATCCACACGAACGAGCCCGATCAGCTGCTCGCCACGGTGGGCCGCTACGGGAAGATGCTCAAGACGAAGGTCGAGGACATGAGCGAGCAGCACACTGAGATCCTCGGCATGGCGGGCGCCACCGCCCGCGCCGAAGAGGAGATCGCGCCGACGGGTCTCGTGGCGGTCGCCAGCGGCTACGGACTGGTCAAACTGTTCCGGGGCTTCGGGGCGCGCATCGTGTCCGGCGGGCAGACCGCGAACCCCAGCGTGCAGGACATCGTGGACGCCGTCCGGTCGGTCAGTGCCGAGAAGGTCATCATCCTGCCGAACAACAAGAACGTCCTGATGGCCGCCGAGAAAGCCATGGAACTCATGGAGGGCCGCGCGGTCGTCATTCCCACCCGCACGCTGGGCCAGGGCATCGGCGCGGCGCTGAACTTCAACCCCGACGTGCCCGCGTCAGAGCTGGTAGACGGCATGACCGAGGCGTCCCGCGCCGTCACGACCTTCGAGGTGACCCGCGCCAGCCGCACCACGAACATCACCGTGAAGGACGGCCGCACCCTGGACATCAAGGAAGGCGACGTGATCGGCCTGATGGACGACGAACTCGTCCAGAGCGGCGGCACCCCCGAGGACAGCGTCATGGAGATGCTCAACCGCCACTACCAGGGCCAGGAGATCATCACCGTGTTCGGCGGCCCCCAGCACACCCAGGAGGACCTCGACGCTCTGGCCGGGCGGATCGGGAAGGAATTCAGCATGGCCGAGGTCGAGACCCACCCCGGCGGGCCGGACCTGTACGACTACCTCGTCACCGTGGAGTGA
- a CDS encoding Asp23/Gls24 family envelope stress response protein has protein sequence MNGSIQITEAALASLIGLTAHEIPGVVGMAPSNLKEGLSRVLGRANVSDGVVISRDGAKYVADLYVVVAYGVSIPTVARNIVERVEHTVKTQAGIDLGAARVHAVGVQRV, from the coding sequence GTGAACGGCTCCATTCAAATCACCGAGGCGGCCCTCGCCTCACTGATCGGGCTGACTGCCCACGAGATCCCGGGCGTGGTGGGCATGGCCCCCAGCAACCTGAAAGAGGGCCTCAGCCGCGTGCTGGGCCGCGCGAACGTCAGTGACGGCGTCGTGATCAGCCGCGACGGCGCGAAGTATGTCGCGGACCTGTACGTGGTCGTCGCGTACGGCGTGAGCATTCCCACCGTGGCGCGCAATATCGTGGAGCGCGTGGAACACACCGTGAAGACCCAGGCGGGCATCGACCTGGGCGCCGCGCGCGTGCACGCCGTGGGGGTGCAGCGTGTCTGA
- a CDS encoding M17 family metallopeptidase has product MPLVTAMDAADLTLSFVTPDGGRLTRDLSGGEVRLTARHEDGDQAAALHPASAAEAREMGAALVRLARELKATRVRVPASEHAAALAAAALAEDWRDGRYRQATPAPVQLFVEGLGADEQARIEALGAGLTLARDLVSAPANVLNPATLAREARTLEAHGVDVDVWDGDDITARGMNLLAAVAAGSATGPRLIRATIPARGEAHTVVALVGKGITFDTGGYSIKPAAGMVNMKSDMGGAAAVLGAVRALAALRDLIPEGVEVRAYVAAAENMVGPDAMRPGDVYRAANGLHVEITNTDAEGRLVLADTLTVACEEGATELVDLATLTGVKVSALGNDIAALFSSDAALTARLKAAAQDAGEHVWELPLHQPYLRTYRKGTVADLKNSDMQPAGASIKAALFLGQFVTRPWAHLDIAGNATREEHATGWGVGTLVEYVLAR; this is encoded by the coding sequence ATGCCTCTGGTCACTGCCATGGACGCCGCCGACCTCACCCTGTCGTTCGTCACGCCGGACGGGGGCCGCCTGACCCGGGACCTCAGCGGGGGAGAGGTCCGCCTGACCGCCCGCCACGAGGACGGCGATCAGGCCGCCGCCCTGCACCCCGCCAGCGCCGCCGAGGCGCGCGAGATGGGCGCCGCGCTGGTGAGGCTGGCCCGCGAACTGAAAGCCACGCGCGTGAGGGTGCCCGCCAGCGAGCACGCCGCCGCGCTGGCCGCCGCCGCCCTGGCCGAGGACTGGCGCGACGGCCGCTACCGCCAGGCCACTCCCGCACCGGTTCAGCTGTTCGTGGAGGGCCTGGGCGCCGACGAGCAGGCCCGCATTGAGGCGCTGGGCGCGGGCCTGACCCTCGCGCGGGACCTCGTGAGCGCCCCGGCGAACGTCCTGAACCCCGCCACGCTGGCCCGCGAGGCCCGCACCCTCGAAGCGCACGGTGTGGACGTGGACGTCTGGGACGGCGACGACATCACCGCGCGCGGCATGAACCTCCTCGCGGCCGTCGCGGCGGGCAGCGCCACGGGGCCGCGCCTGATCCGCGCGACCATTCCCGCGCGGGGCGAGGCCCACACGGTCGTCGCGCTCGTCGGGAAGGGCATCACCTTCGACACCGGCGGGTACTCCATCAAGCCTGCCGCGGGCATGGTGAACATGAAGAGCGACATGGGCGGCGCGGCCGCCGTGCTGGGCGCCGTGCGCGCCCTGGCGGCCCTGCGGGACCTGATCCCCGAGGGCGTCGAGGTCCGCGCGTACGTCGCCGCCGCCGAGAACATGGTCGGCCCGGACGCCATGCGCCCCGGCGACGTGTACCGCGCCGCCAACGGCCTGCACGTGGAGATCACGAACACCGACGCCGAGGGCCGCCTCGTGCTGGCCGACACGCTGACCGTCGCCTGCGAGGAAGGCGCGACCGAACTCGTGGACCTCGCCACGCTGACCGGCGTGAAGGTCAGCGCGCTGGGCAACGACATCGCCGCGCTGTTCAGCAGCGACGCCGCCCTGACCGCCCGCCTGAAGGCCGCCGCGCAGGACGCGGGCGAGCACGTCTGGGAACTGCCGCTGCACCAGCCGTACCTCAGGACCTACCGCAAAGGGACGGTGGCCGACCTGAAGAACAGCGACATGCAGCCCGCCGGGGCCAGCATCAAGGCCGCGCTGTTCCTGGGGCAGTTCGTCACGCGCCCCTGGGCGCACCTGGACATCGCGGGGAACGCCACCCGCGAGGAACACGCCACTGGCTGGGGCGTCGGGACGCTCGTGGAATACGTCCTGGCGCGGTAA
- a CDS encoding DUF4032 domain-containing protein, giving the protein MSIFDQAKHDVERARFLGDVRDLLSILRRQPNELLPFDWVRHLSPDGEHQRGLETIEVDHIIGSVDRYREFDRHYLPKEAHLDERWIGVRAAQLQGKELPPIQVYKVGDLYFVKDGNHRVSVARRQGQKFIDAYVIELHVTVPPEEGDTLKDLIIKGEYAQFLKATNLDTLVPNHHPIRFTTPGRYEKLLEHIRTRQYFLDRKPDRAGLPPVTWEEAVESWYRRLYCRIVENIDLHDVMSRFPGRTEADLYLWIMDHRYFLTQKYGHDVGSEEATMDFRAQHSPPLYKRLGQRMKLVLRGKINPAM; this is encoded by the coding sequence ATGTCCATCTTCGATCAGGCCAAACACGACGTCGAACGCGCCCGTTTTCTCGGGGACGTGCGCGACCTCCTGTCCATCCTGCGGCGGCAGCCGAACGAACTGCTGCCCTTCGACTGGGTGCGTCACCTCTCGCCGGACGGCGAGCACCAGCGCGGCCTGGAGACCATCGAGGTCGACCACATCATCGGGTCGGTGGACCGCTACCGCGAGTTCGACCGGCACTACCTGCCCAAGGAAGCGCACCTGGACGAACGCTGGATCGGCGTGCGCGCCGCGCAGTTGCAGGGCAAGGAACTGCCGCCCATCCAGGTGTACAAGGTCGGGGACCTGTACTTCGTCAAGGACGGCAACCACCGCGTGTCCGTCGCCCGCCGTCAGGGGCAGAAGTTCATCGACGCGTACGTGATCGAACTGCACGTCACGGTCCCGCCCGAGGAGGGCGACACCCTGAAGGACCTGATCATCAAGGGCGAGTACGCGCAGTTCCTGAAGGCCACGAACCTCGACACGCTCGTGCCGAACCACCACCCGATCCGCTTCACCACGCCGGGCCGCTACGAGAAACTGCTCGAGCACATCCGCACCCGGCAGTACTTCCTGGACCGCAAACCCGACCGCGCGGGCCTGCCGCCCGTCACCTGGGAGGAGGCGGTGGAGAGCTGGTACCGCCGACTGTACTGCCGGATCGTGGAGAACATCGACCTGCACGACGTGATGTCCCGCTTCCCGGGGCGCACCGAGGCCGACCTGTACCTGTGGATCATGGATCACCGCTACTTCCTGACGCAGAAGTACGGGCACGACGTGGGCAGCGAGGAGGCCACCATGGACTTCCGCGCGCAGCACTCCCCGCCGCTGTACAAGCGCCTGGGGCAGCGCATGAAGCTCGTGCTGCGCGGGAAGATCAACCCCGCGATGTGA
- a CDS encoding sulfite oxidase-like oxidoreductase, with translation MLGKFFKKPADDMGGRVPPGQTLTTRFPVLTYGPTQHYRPEDVVIRITGLAGERTFTWADLLALPQTTLTYDIHCVTHWSKLDTTWTGVRVTDLMEHIGLKPGATHVMQHSVGGYTTNLALADFLRPENLLAHTFDGQPLDAEHGGPLRLVVPHLYFWKSAKWLSGLEFMSADQPGFWERNGYHMRGDPFAEERYDDD, from the coding sequence ATGCTTGGCAAGTTCTTCAAGAAACCCGCCGACGACATGGGCGGCCGCGTTCCCCCGGGGCAGACCCTCACCACGCGCTTCCCGGTGCTCACCTACGGCCCCACCCAGCATTACCGGCCCGAGGACGTGGTCATCCGCATCACGGGCCTCGCCGGGGAACGCACCTTCACCTGGGCGGACCTGCTGGCCCTGCCGCAGACCACCCTGACGTACGACATCCACTGCGTCACGCACTGGAGCAAGCTGGACACCACCTGGACCGGCGTGCGCGTCACCGACCTGATGGAGCACATCGGGCTGAAACCCGGCGCGACGCACGTCATGCAGCACTCGGTGGGCGGGTACACCACCAACCTCGCCCTGGCGGACTTCCTGCGGCCCGAAAACCTGCTGGCCCACACCTTCGACGGGCAGCCCCTGGACGCCGAGCACGGCGGGCCGCTGCGGCTGGTCGTGCCGCACCTGTACTTCTGGAAGAGCGCCAAGTGGCTCTCCGGCCTGGAATTCATGAGTGCCGACCAGCCCGGCTTCTGGGAGCGCAACGGCTACCACATGCGCGGCGATCCCTTCGCGGAGGAACGCTACGACGACGACTGA
- a CDS encoding mismatch-specific DNA-glycosylase — translation MPDVLRPGLTLVLVGTAPSRISAAARAYYANPGNRFWRTLHEVGLTPDLLLPQEYPRLPEFGIGLTDVAKRHSGVDAALPTGAWAPDELRAKLRAHQPRLVAFTSKRGAAETLGVPTGRLPYGQQTRTLEGCELWVLPSTSPLGQTHFQLAPWQALAARVHELRGNPGAPDTVPAS, via the coding sequence GTGCCGGACGTGCTGCGGCCCGGCCTGACCCTGGTGCTCGTCGGCACCGCGCCCAGCCGCATCAGCGCTGCCGCCCGCGCGTACTACGCCAACCCCGGCAACCGCTTCTGGCGCACCCTGCACGAGGTCGGCCTGACCCCGGACCTGCTCCTGCCGCAGGAGTACCCGCGCCTGCCCGAGTTCGGCATCGGCCTGACCGACGTCGCCAAGCGGCACAGTGGCGTGGACGCCGCCCTGCCCACAGGCGCCTGGGCACCCGACGAACTGCGCGCCAAACTGCGCGCCCACCAGCCCCGACTGGTCGCCTTCACCAGCAAACGCGGCGCCGCCGAGACGCTGGGCGTCCCCACCGGCCGCCTGCCCTACGGGCAGCAGACCCGGACCCTGGAAGGCTGCGAACTGTGGGTGCTGCCCAGCACCAGCCCCCTGGGGCAGACGCACTTCCAGCTGGCGCCCTGGCAGGCCCTCGCCGCGCGTGTACACGAACTGCGCGGGAACCCGGGCGCCCCGGACACCGTACCGGCATCATGA
- a CDS encoding alpha/beta fold hydrolase → MRRASLLLPLLGALSFPAAAQDAALDDLNAQAAATLNLVPVTRVVRPGLVVPGTPAELNASVTVRYGPAKPAAVLLLMPGYLGGAGSFDRLARQLVNLDPTLAVWAVDRRANLLEDHAPLLTGGAPQLTQIVQRGLPTRAPASLPFMKDWGLDVTLRDWRAAVLEARTLTPNVFIGGHSMGGTLTGLYATYDFSGARGAKDVRGLIMLDGLPGLMSGKALTTDQYEQGAMNPLGPLPGLNTLTRSPYVDALYFSPALAARAAAQARLAALQPDAAAPQNGFTAFPATNLAAAMTRLDQRYALLPFLAINAGHATNASDAPYLLNRVLGAKDTRWITGAADPARPVGWGSEAGQVTDARDFVRRYLTPQSDYAEWYFPNRLTLDLAAARTDTTGTPFEKTLPVRSARDLTLPVLGIAAEQGVTTEAQFREYAAGTRAPLTVHTLKGAAHLDITTASGDQVARWILDWLRPLRRA, encoded by the coding sequence ATGCGCCGCGCCTCCCTCCTCCTCCCGCTGCTCGGGGCCCTGAGCTTCCCGGCGGCCGCCCAGGACGCCGCCCTGGACGACCTGAACGCCCAGGCGGCCGCCACGCTGAACCTCGTACCTGTCACGCGCGTCGTGCGGCCCGGCCTCGTGGTGCCCGGCACGCCCGCCGAGCTGAACGCCAGCGTAACCGTCCGCTACGGCCCCGCGAAACCCGCCGCCGTGCTGCTGCTCATGCCCGGCTACCTGGGCGGCGCGGGCAGCTTCGACCGGCTGGCGCGGCAACTCGTGAACCTCGACCCCACCCTGGCCGTGTGGGCAGTGGACCGCCGCGCGAACCTGCTGGAGGACCACGCGCCGCTGCTCACGGGCGGCGCCCCGCAACTGACGCAGATCGTGCAGCGCGGCCTGCCCACCCGCGCGCCCGCCAGCCTGCCGTTCATGAAAGACTGGGGCCTGGACGTCACCCTGCGCGACTGGCGCGCCGCCGTGCTGGAAGCCCGCACCCTCACCCCGAACGTGTTCATCGGCGGGCACTCCATGGGCGGCACCCTGACCGGCCTGTACGCCACGTACGACTTCAGCGGCGCGCGCGGCGCGAAGGACGTGCGCGGCCTGATCATGCTCGACGGCCTGCCCGGCCTGATGAGCGGCAAGGCCCTCACGACCGACCAGTACGAGCAGGGCGCCATGAACCCCCTGGGGCCGCTGCCCGGCCTGAACACCCTGACCCGCAGCCCCTACGTGGACGCCCTGTACTTCAGCCCCGCGCTGGCCGCCCGCGCCGCCGCGCAGGCCCGGCTGGCCGCGCTGCAACCCGACGCGGCCGCCCCGCAGAACGGCTTCACGGCGTTCCCCGCCACGAACCTCGCCGCCGCCATGACCCGCCTGGACCAGCGGTACGCGCTGCTGCCGTTCCTGGCGATCAATGCGGGGCACGCCACGAACGCCAGCGACGCCCCGTACCTCCTGAACCGCGTGCTGGGCGCAAAGGACACCCGCTGGATCACCGGCGCGGCCGACCCGGCCCGGCCCGTCGGGTGGGGCAGCGAGGCCGGGCAGGTCACCGACGCCCGCGACTTCGTCCGCCGTTACCTGACCCCCCAGAGCGACTACGCCGAGTGGTACTTCCCGAACCGCCTGACCCTGGACCTGGCCGCCGCGCGCACCGACACGACCGGCACGCCCTTCGAGAAGACCCTCCCGGTCCGCAGCGCCCGCGACCTGACCCTGCCGGTCCTGGGCATCGCCGCCGAGCAGGGCGTGACGACCGAGGCGCAGTTCCGCGAGTACGCCGCCGGCACCCGCGCCCCGCTGACCGTACACACGCTGAAGGGAGCGGCGCACCTGGACATCACCACCGCCAGCGGCGATCAGGTCGCCCGCTGGATTCTCGACTGGCTGCGGCCCCTGCGCCGCGCGTAG
- a CDS encoding HD domain-containing phosphohydrolase, protein MTSTGAAEPDPQISGAGQDLAQRIVHLAQVALSAPDLPSGIVPTLEALISDTAAVGSAYFHLEVQDLTFRVRAATGEMPATPAMQAIATHGLPAGTPLLLALRDSRAPLYFADTAASPVTAGFPELGVASLAAAPVRAATGELLGAFLMHTFTPHGWQAHEQALFGSIGATLATLAGRLTAEQQAREAREAALRALGLALETRDRETLGHTDRVTALALRMGRELGWDAERLEALRWGAYLHDIGKIAVPDSVLLKRGALDAPERSEMQRHVTEGVRFAQALGFLPPQAMNVIRDHHERWDGAGYPSGAAGHAISEEGRVFALCDVFDALTSERPYKTAWTPAAALAELRTQAGAHFDPALVRTFTDLIERGPDPQDPGGAPHGLA, encoded by the coding sequence ATGACCTCAACCGGCGCCGCGGAACCCGACCCTCAGATCAGCGGGGCCGGGCAGGACCTCGCGCAGCGGATCGTGCACCTGGCGCAGGTGGCGCTCAGCGCGCCGGACCTGCCCAGCGGGATCGTGCCCACGCTGGAGGCGCTGATCAGTGACACGGCCGCCGTGGGCAGCGCGTACTTCCACCTGGAAGTGCAGGACCTGACGTTCCGGGTGCGCGCCGCGACCGGCGAGATGCCCGCCACGCCCGCCATGCAGGCGATCGCCACGCACGGCCTGCCGGCCGGCACGCCGCTGCTGCTGGCCCTGCGCGACAGCCGCGCGCCGCTGTACTTCGCGGACACGGCGGCCTCGCCGGTCACGGCAGGTTTCCCGGAACTGGGCGTGGCGAGCCTCGCGGCGGCGCCCGTGCGCGCCGCGACGGGCGAACTGCTGGGCGCGTTCCTGATGCATACCTTCACCCCGCACGGCTGGCAGGCGCACGAGCAGGCGCTGTTCGGGAGTATCGGCGCGACCCTGGCGACCCTGGCCGGGCGCCTGACCGCCGAGCAGCAGGCCCGCGAGGCGCGCGAGGCGGCCCTGCGCGCCCTGGGTCTGGCGCTGGAAACCCGCGACCGGGAGACGCTCGGGCACACCGACCGCGTGACGGCGCTCGCGCTGCGCATGGGGCGGGAACTGGGCTGGGACGCCGAGCGGCTGGAGGCGCTGCGCTGGGGCGCGTACCTGCACGACATCGGGAAGATCGCGGTGCCGGACAGCGTGCTGCTCAAACGCGGCGCGCTGGACGCCCCCGAACGCAGCGAGATGCAGCGGCACGTGACCGAGGGCGTGCGGTTCGCACAGGCGCTGGGGTTCCTGCCGCCGCAGGCGATGAACGTCATCCGCGACCACCATGAACGCTGGGACGGCGCCGGGTACCCGTCCGGCGCGGCCGGTCACGCGATCAGCGAGGAGGGGCGCGTGTTCGCACTGTGCGACGTGTTCGACGCCCTGACCAGCGAGCGGCCGTACAAGACCGCCTGGACGCCTGCGGCGGCCCTGGCCGAACTGCGCACGCAGGCCGGGGCGCACTTCGACCCCGCGCTGGTGCGCACCTTCACGGACCTGATCGAACGGGGTCCGGACCCCCAGGACCCGGGCGGCGCCCCGCACGGCCTGGCCTGA
- a CDS encoding GNAT family N-acetyltransferase: MIRPMLATDVPDVLALLTWMDDAPEREVFSPDARDPRELQTECEDNLCLVDVDDEGVLAYCALSPFRDGLVLEGPVSDGGHVQALLGRALAHTDGLPVYAFAAQENLPVRAALEGAGFAAMHTTDFYGAPLDRLTPHACAPAGHRIARRLPMAAYRELFKSSEDAWAGRLTWTPEQFDGHFARDDVRLVALLRGDQPVGFAELEFRPEDARADVTYLAVHPAERAQGYGLKLLALAAAEAETHPEVRTLRVRAHDHMKPARALYARAGFTHCRSIVTYMRDGDEDV, encoded by the coding sequence ATGATCCGACCCATGCTGGCCACCGATGTCCCCGACGTGCTCGCCCTGCTCACCTGGATGGACGACGCCCCCGAACGCGAGGTGTTCTCCCCCGACGCCCGCGACCCGCGCGAACTGCAGACCGAATGCGAGGACAACCTCTGCCTCGTGGACGTGGACGACGAGGGCGTGCTGGCGTACTGCGCGCTGTCCCCCTTCCGGGACGGCCTGGTGCTGGAGGGGCCCGTCAGTGACGGCGGGCACGTGCAGGCCCTGCTGGGGCGCGCGCTGGCCCACACGGACGGCCTGCCGGTGTACGCGTTCGCGGCGCAGGAGAACCTGCCGGTGCGCGCGGCGCTGGAGGGCGCGGGCTTCGCGGCGATGCACACCACCGACTTCTACGGCGCGCCGCTGGACCGCCTGACGCCGCACGCCTGCGCGCCCGCCGGACACCGCATCGCGCGTAGGCTGCCCATGGCGGCGTACCGCGAGCTGTTCAAGTCCAGCGAGGACGCCTGGGCGGGCCGCCTGACCTGGACGCCCGAGCAGTTCGACGGTCACTTCGCGCGGGACGACGTGAGGCTGGTGGCGCTGCTGCGAGGGGATCAGCCGGTGGGTTTCGCGGAACTGGAATTCCGCCCCGAGGACGCCCGCGCGGACGTCACGTACCTCGCGGTGCATCCCGCCGAGCGCGCCCAGGGTTACGGCCTGAAACTGCTGGCCCTGGCCGCCGCCGAGGCCGAGACCCACCCGGAGGTCCGCACGCTGCGGGTCCGCGCGCACGACCACATGAAGCCCGCCCGCGCCCTGTACGCCCGCGCGGGCTTCACGCACTGCCGCAGCATCGTGACGTACATGCGCGACGGCGACGAGGACGTCTGA